A single region of the Rattus rattus isolate New Zealand chromosome 8, Rrattus_CSIRO_v1, whole genome shotgun sequence genome encodes:
- the Eef1a1 gene encoding elongation factor 1-alpha 1, translated as MGKEKTHINIVVIGHVDSGKSTTTGHLIYKCGGIDKRTIEKFEKEAAEMGKGSFKYAWVLDKLKAERERGITIDISLWKFETSKYYVTIIDAPGHRDFIKNMITGTSQADCAVLIVAAGVGEFEAGISKNGQTREHALLAYTLGVKQLIVGVNKMDSTEPPYSQKRYEEIVKEVSTYIKKIGYNPDTVAFVPISGWNGDNMLEPSANMPWFKGWKVTRKDGSASGTTLLEALDCILPPTRPTDKPLRLPLQDVYKIGGIGTVPVGRVETGVLKPGMVVTFAPVNVTTEVKSVEMHHEALSEALPGDNVGFNVKNVSVKDVRRGNVAGDSKNDPPMEAAGFTAQVIILNHPGQISAGYAPVLDCHTAHIACKFAELKEKIDRRSGKKLEDGPKFLKSGDAAIVDMVPGKPMCVESFSDYPPLGRFAVRDMRQTVAVGVIKAVDKKAAGAGKVTKSAQKAQKAK; from the exons atgggaaaggaaaagactCACATCAACATCGTCGTAATTGGACACGTAGATTCCGGCAAGTCCACCACAACCGGCCACCTGATCTACAAATGTGGTGGAATCGACAAAAGAACCATCGAAAAGTTTGAGAAGGAGGCTGCGGAG ATGGGAAAAGGCTCCTTCAAGTATGCCTGGGTCCTGGACAAACTGAAAGCTGAGCGTGAGCGTGGTATCACTATTGACATCTCCCTGTGGAAATTTGAGACCAGCAAGTACTATGTGACTATCATTGATGCCCCAGGACACAGAGACTTCATCAAGAACATGATTACAGGCACATCTCAG GCTGACTGTGCTGTCCTGATTGTTGCTGCTGGTGTTGGTGAATTTGAAGCTGGTATCTCCAAGAACGGGCAGACCCGTGAGCATGCTCTTCTGGCTTACACTTTGGGTGTGAAACAGCTAATTGTTGGTGTCAACAAAATGGATTCCACCGAGCCACCATACAGTCAGAAGAGATACGAGGAAATCGTTAAGGAAGTCAGCACCTACATTAAGAAAATTGGCTACAACCCTGACACAGTAGCATTTGTGCCAATTTCTGGTTGGAATGGTGACAACATGCTGGAGCCAAGTGCTAAT ATGCCGTGGTTCAAGGGATGGAAAGTCACCCGCAAAGATGGCAGTGCCAGTGGCACCACGCTGCTGGAAGCTTTGGACTGCATTCTGCCGCCAACTCGTCCAACTGACAAGCCTCTGCGACTGCCCCTCCAGGATGTCTATAAAATTGGCG GCATTGGCACTGTCCCCGTGGGCCGAGTGGAAACTGGTGTTCTCAAACCTGGCATGGTGGTTACCTTTGCTCCAGTCAATGTAACAACTGAAGTCAAGTCTGTGGAAATGCACCATGAAGCTTTGAGTGAAGCTCTGCCTGGGGACAATGTAGGCTTCAACGTAAAGAACGTGTCTGTCAAAGACGTTAGACGTGGCAATGTTGCTGGTGACAGCAAAAATGACCCACCAATGGAAGCAGCTGGCTTCACTGCTCAG GTGATTATCCTGAACCATCCAGGCCAAATTAGTGCTGGCTATGCTCCCGTTCTGGATTGTCACACGGCCCACATAGCATGCAAGTTTGCTGAGCTTAAAGAGAAGATCGATCGTCGTTCTGGTAAGAAGCTGGAAGATGGCCCCAAATTCTTGAAGTCTGGTGATGCTGCCATTGTTGACATGGTCCCTGGCAAGCCCATGTGTGTTGAAAGCTTCTCTGACTACCCTCCACTTG GTCGTTTTGCTGTTCGTGACATGAGGCAGACAGTTGCTGTGGGTGTCATCAAAGCCGTGGACAAGAAGGCTGCAGGAGCTGGCAAAGTCACCAAGTCTGCCCAGAAAGCTCAGAAGGCTAAATGA